TGTTTCTAGACAGGTTCTTTAGGTGAATTTTGTTAAATTGCATCAAACATAGAGAAAAGACAGACGCATAGTTCAGCTCAGTTGAGAGCCTCGACGCCGCGTCACACCACGAAAGTGCCCTCCATAGCCCAGCTAAAACTCTAAATATACGAAGACTTAGTAAGTAGATCTTGATTCAAGCGGTCAATGCTATAACGGCTTTAGTTAACAGGTACATAGCTTGTACCTGACATATTTTAGTGCACCGGTGCCGCCAAACAAGGCCAGTAATATGGCTATTTTGCATGTCATGATGCCACCCGTTTTATTCATCACTGACCGTCAATATCGGAAGGGTCTTTGATTTGTTTGGAATATAGCAGAGAGTTTACGCGCTGCGAAATTCTCGCGTGTTCTGATGCTTGGTTCAGACGCCGATGCTTCTGAGAAAGATCTCCAGGTCATGTAGAGGTTCCACTCAGCTTGTGCCTGAGGCTTGATAGTCCAACGGTACGGACGGCGTCACTCTTCCCCATGAGTCACATCAAGGAAGCGGTCTCCCGCTACGGAAGCGGCCGATGACGGACACTGCCATTCTGCCGGttttatatttttttttcttctctccagaAGTCCGGGGCAATCTTTGCTTCTGCGGACACCGTCAATCCGACAGATCTGCCGCTGCACCCCTCGTCAAAATGGTTGCCAATCCCGATTCTGAACTGCCTCATAACAACTTCGACGTATGTCACCCCTGCGAGTGTGAAGACCGCATGATTCCCCCTCGATATGTGCACTGATCCCCCGCATCTTGCGACTTTTCGACCCCTCGGTGGGGCTCGTCGACGCAACATGAGGAATCTCATCAGCACGGAAAATATCCATCCGCTAACAATCAGACTCTTAGACGATTCTCGTGCTCGACTTTGGCGTATGTTGCCCATGATAGCTGCTCACCAATTATTGCATGACCCCAATACCACCAATTGCGATTTGTCCTCCATCGAGTCATTCCACCGGAGCGATGCCCTTTCTGACTCACCCGCTTCAAGTCCCAAACAAGTCATTTGATTCTGCGCCGGCTTCGATCTCTGGGTGTTTTCGCCGAACTGCTTCCCTGCACGACCAAGATTGCCGAGTTGACATGGAAGCCCAAGGGAATTGTCTTCTCTGGAGGTATGGTTGTCACTAATAATTCCACTCCTGTGCTGATTTCTAATCGTGTTCTTAGGCCCTTCCTCCGTCTATGATGAGGGCTCACCCCGTATGTCTACCACCTCGTTGCCAATCTCTCGCTCCAACTCACAATTGTAGATGTGGATCCCGCGGTTTTCGACCTGAATGTTCCCATCTTGTAAGTTGAATTCGCGTCTCTTTCTTGAACATTTGAACCTGGATTCGCTGACAAACGTTAGGGGTATTTGCTACGGCTGCCAGGAGATTGCTTGGCGAATTGACTCGAAGAATGTTGCACGTGGAAAGGCGCGAGGTATGTCCTTGTCGAAAATTATCGCATGGGATATGAAGTAACCTTTCACGATTTTCAGAGTACGGTCATGCCGACgtcaaaatcaccaaggTCAACAGCCACGTCGACCGCCTTTTTGCTGGTCTGGGAGAGGAGGTTCCGGTCTTCATGTCTCACTTTGACAAGCTTGTTACTTTGCCTACCGTGAGTACGCCGATCGTCGAAACGATCTGATTGGTATTGACGAGTTTCACCAGGGATTTGTGGTCATTGGTGCTACCAAAAACTCCGAGTTCGCCGGTATTGCTCACGAAGAGAAGCCCATCTTTGGTATGCCATCCCCGCATGTTCACTCTTGATTCtgcgaaagaaaaaaaagtctaaTACCAAGCTTACTAGGTGTCCAATTCCACCCCGAGCTCGAACACGTCCGTTAATAGTTCCATTCCAAATTGTCGGCCCGCGTACGCTGACAATCCTATTTAGACACCCTGTGGTACCGATATCCTCCGCAACTTCAGTGTCGAAATTTGCGGAGCTCAACCAAGCTGGAAGATGGGAGACTTTGTTCAGTTGGAAATCACTCGCATCCGGGAGCTCGTCGGTGACAAGGCTCTTGTGCTGGGCGCTGTCAGTGGTGGTGTCGACAGCACTGTTGGTGCAGCTCTCATGAAGGAGGCCATTGGAAACCGCTTCAAGGCGATTCTTGTCGACAACGGATGCATGCGCCTTAACGAGTGTGAGCAAGTCAAGGAGACTCTTGGAGAGCACTTGGGTATCGACTTGACTGTTGTCGATGCGGCTGAGCTTTTCTTGGGCCGCCTCGCCGGTGTCACTGACCCGGAGAAGAAGCGTAAGATCATTGGATCTACCTGTAAGTTTTCAACCCCCATTTCCAGAAGACGCCTGTAGTGATACTAATTTCACCCCAGTCATTGACCTTTTCGAACAAGAGGCTATTCGGGTACGGCTCACGCTCTCCCCT
The nucleotide sequence above comes from Penicillium oxalicum strain HP7-1 chromosome II, whole genome shotgun sequence. Encoded proteins:
- a CDS encoding GMP synthase, encoding MVANPDSELPHNNFDTILVLDFGSQTSHLILRRLRSLGVFAELLPCTTKIAELTWKPKGIVFSGGPSSVYDEGSPHVDPAVFDLNVPILGICYGCQEIAWRIDSKNVARGKAREYGHADVKITKVNSHVDRLFAGLGEEVPVFMSHFDKLVTLPTGFVVIGATKNSEFAGIAHEEKPIFGVQFHPELEHTPCGTDILRNFSVEICGAQPSWKMGDFVQLEITRIRELVGDKALVLGAVSGGVDSTVGAALMKEAIGNRFKAILVDNGCMRLNECEQVKETLGEHLGIDLTVVDAAELFLGRLAGVTDPEKKRKIIGSTFIDLFEQEAIRIEKEAENTPNSGKVEWFLQGTLYPDVIESLSFRGPSATIKTHHNVGGLPERMMNGQGLRLIEPLRLLFKDEVRAIGRQLGIHESLVNRHPFPGPGIAIRILGDVTKERVEIARQADNIFITMIKEAGLYDQISQAFAGLDTNRSVGVFGDQRVWGYIIILRAVQTKDFMSAEVFNFDNAFLAKVSRAICNQVEGVARVVYDLTSKPPGTIELE